The Mycolicibacterium cosmeticum DNA window CGGCGGCGGGTCAGCGGCTGGACCCGGCCGGGCTGATCGCCGAATTGCAGCAGGCCGCACTCAACCAGCAGCCGGTGGTGATGGGCTACGTGGATCCGGCCGGGGTGGCCACCCAGCGCGTGGTGGAACCGATCAACATCCGCGGCGGGCAGCTGACGGCGTTCGACCCGGCGGCCGGCCGCGTGCGCGAGTTCGCCATCCATCGCGTGACCTCGGTGGTGTCGGCGGACTCTGGATAATGGATGGGATGAATACCGCCGAGGGCCACCCCCATGACTGAGGGCCCGCTGATCGTCCAGTCGGACAAGACCGTGCTGCTCGAGGTCGACCACGAACTCGCCGGCGCGGCGCGCGCCGCCATCGCCCCGTTCGCGGAGCTGGAGCGCGCCCCCGAGCACATCCACACCTACCGCATCACCCCGCTGGCGCTGTGGAACGCCCGCGCGGCCGGGCACGACGCCGAGCAGGTGGTCGACGCACTGGTCAGCTTCTCGCGGTATGCCGTGCCCCAGCCGCTGCTGGTGGACATCGTCGACACCATGGCCCGGTACGGCCGGCTGCAGCTGGTCAAGCATCCCGCCCACGGCCTGACCCTGGTCAGCCTGGATCGCGCGGTGCTCGAAGAAGTGCTGCGCAACAAGAAGATCGCCCCGATGCTGGGCGCCCGCATCGACGACGACACGGTGATCGTGCACGGCAGCGAACGCGGCCGGGTCAAGCAGATGCTGCTCAAGATCGGCTGGCCCGCCGAGGACCTCGCCGGCTACGTGGACGGCGAGGCGCACCCGATCACCCTGGACCAGGACGGCTGGGAGCTGCGCGACTATCAGGAGATGGCCGCCGATTCGTTCTGGGCCGGCGGCTCCGGCGTGGTGGTGCTGCCGTGCGGTGCCGGCAAGACGCTGGTGGGCGCCGCCGCGATGGCCAAGGCCGGGGCGACGACGCTGATCCTGGTCACCAACACCGTGGCCGGGCGGCAGTGGAAGCGTGAACTGATCGCACGAACGTCGTTGACGGAGAACGAGATCGGCGAGTACTCGGGTGAGCGCAAGGAGATCCGCCCGGTCACCATCGCCACCTATCAGGTGATCACCCGGCGCACCAAGGGTGAGTACAAGCACCTCGAGTTGTTCGACAGCCGGGACTGGGGCCTGATCATCTACGACGAGGTGCACCTGCTGCCCGCGCCGGTGTTCCGGATGACCGCCGATCTGCAGTCCCGGCGCCGGCTGGGGCTGACCGCGACGCTGATCCGGGAGGACGGCCGCGAAGGCGACGTGTTCAGCCTGATCGGCCCGAAACGGTATGACGCACCGTGGAAGGACATCGAGGCGCAGGGCTGGATCGCGCCCGCCGAGTGCATCGAGGTCCGGGTCACCATGACCGACAACGAGCGGATGCTCTATGCCACCGCCGAACCGGAGGAACGCTACAAGCTCTGCTCGACGGCGCACACCAAGATCGCGGTGGTGAAGTCGATCCTGGAGCGGCACCCGAACGAGCCGACGCTGGTGATCGGCGCCTATCTGGACCAGCTGGACGAACTCGGCGAAGAGCTGAACGCGCCGGTGATCCAGGGGTCGACCAAGAACGCCGAACGGGAGGCGTTGTTCGACCAGTTCCGGCGCGGCGAGATCCGCACACTGGTGGTCAGCAAGGTCGCGAACTTCTCCATCGACCTCCCGGAAGCCTCTGTGGCCGTTCAGGTTTCGGGGACATTCGGGTCCCGCCAGGAGGAGGCGCAGCGCCTGGGCCGGCTGCTGCGCCCGAAGGCCGACGGCGGCGGCGCGGTGTTCTATTCGGTGGTGAGCCGTGACAGCCTGGACGCCGAGTACGCCGCGCACCGGCAGCGGTTCCTCGCCGAGCAGGGCTACGGGTACATCATCAAGGACGCCGACGACCTGCTGGGCCCGGCGATCTAGTCGGGCAGCGCCCCCGCGGCCACCGCCGCCGCGTTGATCCGGGTGAGCACCGTGTGCAGGTGCTCCAGTTCGGACAGTTCGACACCGAGGCGCGCCACCACGGCGGGCGGGATGTCCAGCGCGCGCCGGCGCAGGGCGGTGCCCTCGGCCGTCAGGGTGACGTGGGTGGTGCGCTCGTCGGCGCTGCTGCGGGTGCGGGTGATCAGGCCGAGCGCCTCGAGCCGCTTCAGCATGGGCGATGTCGTCGCCGGATCCATCTGCAGCAGGGCGGCGATCTGCTTCACCGACAGCGCGGGCCCGTCGGCGTTGGCGTTGTCCCACAGCGCCAGCATCACCAGGTACTGCGGATGGGTGAGCCCGAGGGGTTCCAGCAGCGGCCGGTACACGGCCAGCACGGCACGGTTGGTCACCGCCAGCGCGAAGCACACCTGACGTTCCAGGGCGAGGGGGTCGACGTCTTCGGTCACGGTGGGCATGCTCACAGCATACAGCTAGATAGCACACTAATGATTAGCGTACTATCTAAATAGAATCGTCGGCAGCATCCCCCAGGAGCCACCATGGCCGTGTCCCGCCCCGCCCCGCTGCAGTACCTCGCGTACGCCTACGGGCGGCGCCTGCCGGATTCGATGCGCGAATTCGTCGCCGCCGACCTGACCGGCCCCGGCGCGATCCGCCGGCACATGATCCGGTACTCGATTCCGCCGCTGCTCATCCTGGCCCCGCTGTGGCTGCTACCCGCCTCGTTGTACGTGCACCTGGAGATGACAGTGCCCATCTATTTCTGGGCCGTGGTGATGGCGTTCGTGCTCAACAAGATCTGGCGCAGGCACCGGCTGGCCCAGCACGGCTTGGACCCCAACCTGGTGGATGTGGCCAACCGTGAGCGCAATGCCCGCCTGCACGAGGACTATGCCCGCCGCTACGGTGCCCGCCCGGAATCGGCCAGGTGGCAGGCGAACTCCAGCCCGTTCTGACTCCTCAGACGTGCGGGCCGACCGGTTTGACGACGGTCAGCAGCACCACCGAATCGGCCAGTGCCGTCAGGCTGTGCCGGGTCCGCGGGATCACGATGTGATCGCCCGGCGAGCCTTCCCAGCCGGCTTCGGCATTGTTCACCCGC harbors:
- a CDS encoding DNA repair helicase XPB, encoding MTEGPLIVQSDKTVLLEVDHELAGAARAAIAPFAELERAPEHIHTYRITPLALWNARAAGHDAEQVVDALVSFSRYAVPQPLLVDIVDTMARYGRLQLVKHPAHGLTLVSLDRAVLEEVLRNKKIAPMLGARIDDDTVIVHGSERGRVKQMLLKIGWPAEDLAGYVDGEAHPITLDQDGWELRDYQEMAADSFWAGGSGVVVLPCGAGKTLVGAAAMAKAGATTLILVTNTVAGRQWKRELIARTSLTENEIGEYSGERKEIRPVTIATYQVITRRTKGEYKHLELFDSRDWGLIIYDEVHLLPAPVFRMTADLQSRRRLGLTATLIREDGREGDVFSLIGPKRYDAPWKDIEAQGWIAPAECIEVRVTMTDNERMLYATAEPEERYKLCSTAHTKIAVVKSILERHPNEPTLVIGAYLDQLDELGEELNAPVIQGSTKNAEREALFDQFRRGEIRTLVVSKVANFSIDLPEASVAVQVSGTFGSRQEEAQRLGRLLRPKADGGGAVFYSVVSRDSLDAEYAAHRQRFLAEQGYGYIIKDADDLLGPAI
- a CDS encoding MarR family winged helix-turn-helix transcriptional regulator, yielding MPTVTEDVDPLALERQVCFALAVTNRAVLAVYRPLLEPLGLTHPQYLVMLALWDNANADGPALSVKQIAALLQMDPATTSPMLKRLEALGLITRTRSSADERTTHVTLTAEGTALRRRALDIPPAVVARLGVELSELEHLHTVLTRINAAAVAAGALPD
- a CDS encoding DUF5313 domain-containing protein, with translation MAVSRPAPLQYLAYAYGRRLPDSMREFVAADLTGPGAIRRHMIRYSIPPLLILAPLWLLPASLYVHLEMTVPIYFWAVVMAFVLNKIWRRHRLAQHGLDPNLVDVANRERNARLHEDYARRYGARPESARWQANSSPF